The following are from one region of the Paenibacillus sp. KS-LC4 genome:
- a CDS encoding AMP-binding protein — protein MLLSSVNKQAFYQALISNTAGPSRLAMKFSSSVTYGQLFEEIESGRLRLSEAGVKEGDLIALQVKSSLTFVYLLFAIWKQGAQAMLLDSRLKRTETEALLQEYGPHYYICSADRSHPLASFTEEVSFEIVKLQHSKDCEPENVLQLFTSGSTGKPKAIGRTAEAILGDLLKLTAEPLLSRDDRVLALSPLTHTFGLLNGLLLTLYTGACLYFPRSHQSQSILQTLREEKISVMYGVPFHYKLLGQVPGIEPLPELKHAISAGEALSLEVYQAFHDRFGVRIGQQYGTSETGVLTMDWDGKNPESVGRLLPGVSLRIENNEVLAALPESPYLPRIVNERWSGGWFNTADTGSITEEQLLYLAGRTDSIKIIGGLKVNLQEIELKLKHHPKIRDALVCLSEDNEIVEAHVELQESLQESSLLEWCREQMADYKVPRRFFWTSKLPRTSTGKLIRINPHLLRREEERLQKQLYQEPQKVSLLLELGALYEKQGRLLEASDLYRRAKRSTDSSDYRLRIEEDLARIHILMERAAFTKRDYAASLNKVVSIYCYGRSGTHLIKSLLDGHPNIILTMLNGTEIFKLWQSTIKPCEGSMDKEEIVEAIFRTFPDEFNEGCIFEEPKQNGMCALGEGRDQIFTIDRMRFKTEFLEITETADLMDKTFFYQAVQLAASYALGRAYDFTSELPVIIEGGIHFGTSVAETEQLIELFPFAKLFHMIRNPVIAFASALNYQLHAGKASVYNLCFQLQGLFHGIPVAARWTDRTYLVKLEDLHVMPEATLELICKHLGIEWNESLLHSTFGGMKWWNSLSSEVVSGFNTRTISKSYDELLSSFDKFRLESMLRIKYQAWGYSGHDYYNYENLRELMAFPFKFEKQYGEFLENPSIIRTMVHRLCMKLLAEEHELGDTDRLEYQVQLLSERQAENAVR, from the coding sequence ATGCTATTAAGCTCAGTTAATAAGCAAGCATTTTATCAGGCGCTGATTTCAAACACAGCAGGGCCCTCTCGATTGGCCATGAAATTTTCTTCCTCCGTAACGTATGGACAGCTTTTCGAGGAAATCGAAAGTGGACGGCTGCGGCTGTCGGAGGCAGGCGTTAAGGAAGGGGATCTCATTGCGCTGCAAGTCAAAAGCTCCCTGACCTTTGTTTATTTATTATTTGCTATATGGAAGCAAGGGGCTCAGGCGATGCTGCTTGACAGCCGTTTGAAACGAACAGAAACCGAGGCGCTGCTTCAGGAGTATGGTCCACACTATTATATTTGCTCAGCCGATCGGAGTCATCCGCTGGCAAGCTTTACTGAAGAAGTTTCCTTCGAAATCGTGAAGCTCCAGCATAGCAAGGACTGCGAGCCCGAAAACGTGCTTCAATTGTTCACATCAGGCTCTACGGGCAAGCCGAAAGCAATCGGTAGAACAGCAGAAGCGATTCTTGGCGATCTGCTTAAATTGACAGCGGAACCTTTGCTGTCACGCGATGATCGTGTGCTGGCCTTGTCTCCGCTTACGCATACATTTGGTTTGCTTAATGGACTGCTGCTGACGTTATACACAGGGGCCTGCTTATATTTTCCGCGAAGTCATCAAAGCCAATCCATCCTTCAGACACTTCGGGAGGAAAAAATTTCGGTGATGTATGGCGTGCCATTCCACTATAAATTGTTAGGACAGGTGCCTGGAATCGAGCCGCTCCCTGAGCTTAAGCATGCTATTTCCGCAGGGGAGGCGCTCTCTTTAGAGGTGTATCAAGCTTTTCACGATAGATTTGGAGTCAGAATCGGCCAGCAATACGGGACGAGCGAGACTGGCGTGCTGACCATGGACTGGGATGGCAAAAATCCAGAGAGTGTCGGTCGCCTGCTGCCGGGAGTAAGCTTGCGGATCGAAAACAATGAAGTGCTGGCGGCATTGCCGGAATCTCCCTATTTGCCTCGCATCGTGAACGAAAGATGGAGCGGGGGATGGTTCAATACAGCGGATACGGGCTCCATAACCGAGGAGCAGCTTTTATATTTAGCTGGGCGAACTGACAGTATTAAGATTATCGGCGGACTTAAAGTGAACCTCCAGGAGATCGAGCTTAAGCTGAAGCATCACCCCAAAATCCGAGATGCGCTGGTCTGTTTGTCAGAGGACAATGAGATTGTTGAAGCTCATGTCGAGCTGCAGGAGTCATTACAGGAATCCAGCCTGCTGGAATGGTGCCGAGAGCAGATGGCCGATTATAAAGTGCCGAGAAGGTTTTTTTGGACAAGCAAGCTTCCAAGAACTTCGACGGGCAAGTTGATTCGAATCAATCCCCACTTGCTGAGGCGTGAGGAGGAGCGGCTTCAAAAGCAACTGTATCAGGAGCCGCAGAAGGTATCCCTGCTGCTGGAGCTTGGAGCTCTATACGAAAAACAAGGCCGGCTGCTGGAAGCGAGCGATCTCTATAGGAGAGCGAAACGTTCTACAGACTCTAGTGATTATAGGCTGAGGATTGAGGAGGATCTTGCGCGTATTCACATTCTCATGGAGCGCGCTGCATTCACGAAGAGAGACTATGCGGCCTCATTAAATAAAGTAGTAAGTATTTATTGCTATGGGAGAAGCGGCACGCATTTGATAAAAAGTCTACTGGATGGTCATCCGAATATTATTTTAACGATGCTGAACGGTACGGAAATTTTTAAGCTGTGGCAATCCACGATCAAACCGTGTGAAGGGAGTATGGACAAGGAGGAAATCGTTGAGGCGATATTCCGGACGTTCCCTGACGAATTCAACGAGGGCTGCATTTTTGAAGAGCCGAAGCAGAACGGGATGTGCGCCTTAGGAGAAGGCAGAGATCAGATTTTCACGATTGACCGAATGCGATTTAAGACGGAGTTTTTGGAAATCACCGAGACGGCTGATCTAATGGATAAAACCTTTTTCTACCAAGCCGTACAGCTTGCAGCATCCTATGCGCTCGGAAGAGCTTATGACTTCACCTCGGAGCTTCCGGTCATTATTGAAGGAGGCATTCACTTCGGCACGAGTGTCGCGGAGACGGAGCAGCTTATTGAGCTTTTTCCCTTCGCTAAATTATTCCATATGATTCGCAATCCCGTTATAGCATTTGCTTCCGCGTTGAACTACCAGTTGCATGCGGGCAAAGCGAGTGTCTACAACCTATGCTTCCAGCTGCAAGGGCTGTTCCATGGCATCCCTGTAGCAGCACGCTGGACGGATCGGACGTATTTGGTAAAGCTAGAGGATTTGCATGTAATGCCTGAGGCTACTCTGGAGCTGATATGCAAGCATTTGGGCATTGAATGGAACGAAAGCTTGCTTCACAGCACGTTTGGCGGCATGAAATGGTGGAACTCCTTATCATCTGAGGTTGTTTCCGGCTTTAATACTCGTACCATCTCGAAATCCTATGATGAGCTATTGTCTTCTTTCGATAAGTTTAGGCTTGAGAGCATGCTTCGGATTAAATACCAGGCATGGGGATATTCCGGACACGACTATTACAACTACGAAAATCTGAGGGAGCTCATGGCATTCCCGTTTAAGTTCGAGAAGCAATATGGGGAGTTTTTAGAGAACCCTTCCATTATTCGTACGATGGTGCATCGTCTATGCATGAAATTACTCGCAGAAGAGCATGAGCTTGGCGACACCGACAGATTGGAATATCAAGTCCAATTATTGTCTGAGCGTCAAGCGGAAAATGCCGTGCGCTAA
- a CDS encoding class I SAM-dependent methyltransferase, translating to MNKMMHGDFTLLAKQYVNRPGYSEDVLRALMSHTGAASEGFVAADVGAGTGKLTEILAKLGMRGVAVEPNDAMREEGIRLDTCNNQFVWQKGFAEATGLANDSVNWVFMASSFHWTDQKQALSEFHRILKEGGHFTALWNPRDIERNELHQQIESIIKHYVPDLKRVSSGSQSHMSGVEEALLSTGHFERLIFMEAPHTVIMTKERYLNAWRSVNDIQVQAGQILFEKIMDEISLCLGQIDEIEVPYKTRAWTVQAI from the coding sequence ATGAATAAAATGATGCACGGGGATTTTACTTTGCTGGCCAAACAATACGTCAACAGACCGGGTTATTCAGAAGATGTTCTTCGTGCGCTGATGTCGCATACGGGAGCAGCTAGCGAGGGTTTTGTAGCAGCAGATGTAGGTGCGGGAACAGGAAAGCTTACCGAAATACTCGCTAAGCTCGGAATGAGGGGGGTAGCTGTCGAGCCTAACGATGCAATGCGGGAAGAAGGTATTCGTCTGGACACGTGCAATAATCAGTTTGTTTGGCAAAAAGGTTTTGCGGAGGCAACGGGCTTGGCGAATGATTCAGTAAACTGGGTATTTATGGCCTCTTCTTTTCATTGGACAGATCAAAAGCAAGCGTTAAGCGAGTTTCATCGTATTTTGAAAGAAGGGGGGCATTTTACTGCTTTATGGAATCCGCGGGATATTGAGCGAAATGAGCTGCATCAGCAGATTGAAAGCATAATAAAACATTATGTCCCTGATTTAAAGCGAGTTTCATCAGGCTCGCAGAGCCACATGAGCGGCGTCGAGGAGGCGCTGTTATCGACGGGGCATTTCGAACGCTTAATATTCATGGAGGCTCCTCATACCGTTATTATGACAAAAGAACGTTATTTGAACGCTTGGCGTTCGGTAAATGATATTCAAGTACAAGCGGGGCAAATTCTGTTCGAGAAGATTATGGACGAGATCAGCTTATGCTTAGGCCAGATTGATGAAATTGAGGTGCCTTACAAGACGAGAGCTTGGACAGTCCAAGCCATATAG
- a CDS encoding PEP/pyruvate-binding domain-containing protein has product MILFGTKSETLERLERLVKCAIVLPQLQFTAYEWRYRQSEVLEGLKQLSWSGAPLIVRSSAAWEDGTDASYAGCYDSVLNVNGESEVIQAVNRVLASYQDEASVHHVFIQPMLPDVAISGVAFGVNPNNGGNYIVINYDDVSGATDAVTSGTTNHLKTYHYFRGSPLPAGGTLGQIIDLMDELEQIFGTPKLDIEFAVDKAGRLYLFQARPLLLTSDLASLDQQFAILKRIYDKVEQGQARQPYLYGHKTVYGVMPDWNPAEIIGIRPRPLALSLYKELVTDSIWAYQRSQYGYKNVRSFPLLIDFGGFPYIDVRVSFNSFLPKQLDAELSEKLLNYYMQSLIDNPQNHDKVEFEIIFSCFTFDLDTRLEILYEHGFTKPELKQLSLCLKDLTNHIVCTENGLLQNDLSKINELEARRSELLASSIDKVSKIYWLLEDCKRYGTLPFAGLARGGFVAVQMLRSLVSIGILSESDYHRYMSSLETVSTQISIDYAQLAMDDFLAKYGHLRPGTYEICSLRYDEAPEQYFEFSSSSELDRDRVIEKPSFTLSLAQYKRIQALLLEHGLLDGNVLGLFDFFKTAIEGREYSKFVFTKSLSEAIRLFGQLAEECGISKEEASFANIEVIKRAYESDCDIQDLLQGSVKAGKQRYEATLQLELPPLITEPSNVWFFSQPELEPNYITMHQVTSKIVFSHENHESLRGSILFLPSADPGYDWIFSKGIAGLVTMYGGVNSHMAIRAGELSIPAVIGIGESMYNHYGNAKVLAIDCAGKNMRIIQ; this is encoded by the coding sequence TTGATCCTATTTGGTACAAAATCAGAAACGTTGGAGAGGCTTGAGAGACTAGTCAAGTGTGCAATCGTTCTACCCCAGCTTCAATTTACTGCATATGAGTGGCGTTATCGGCAATCGGAGGTTTTAGAAGGTCTGAAGCAGCTTTCATGGTCGGGGGCGCCGCTAATTGTCCGAAGCAGTGCGGCCTGGGAGGATGGGACTGACGCTTCCTATGCAGGATGCTATGATTCGGTTCTTAACGTAAATGGAGAGAGCGAAGTCATACAGGCAGTAAACAGGGTGCTGGCATCCTATCAAGATGAAGCTTCGGTTCATCATGTATTCATACAACCGATGCTTCCAGATGTCGCAATCAGCGGGGTTGCTTTTGGAGTAAATCCTAATAATGGCGGCAATTATATCGTCATCAACTATGATGACGTGAGCGGTGCGACCGATGCTGTCACCTCGGGTACGACCAATCATCTCAAAACCTATCATTATTTTAGAGGGTCGCCGCTGCCAGCGGGGGGGACACTGGGTCAAATTATAGATTTGATGGATGAACTAGAGCAAATATTCGGGACACCCAAGCTCGATATTGAGTTTGCAGTGGACAAGGCAGGCAGGCTGTATCTCTTTCAGGCTCGGCCTTTGTTATTAACCTCCGATTTAGCAAGCCTTGATCAACAATTTGCGATACTAAAACGGATCTATGACAAGGTAGAACAAGGTCAAGCGAGGCAGCCCTACCTTTATGGACACAAAACGGTCTATGGTGTCATGCCAGACTGGAATCCAGCCGAAATAATCGGTATTCGGCCCCGGCCGCTCGCGCTATCGCTGTACAAAGAATTAGTGACTGACAGCATTTGGGCCTATCAGCGGAGTCAATATGGCTATAAGAATGTCAGGAGCTTTCCTTTACTTATTGATTTTGGTGGGTTTCCATATATTGATGTAAGAGTCAGCTTCAACTCCTTTTTGCCAAAGCAGCTAGATGCCGAATTAAGCGAGAAGCTCTTGAATTATTATATGCAAAGCTTAATTGATAACCCGCAAAATCATGACAAGGTCGAGTTTGAGATCATATTTTCTTGTTTTACGTTCGATCTGGACACGAGGCTGGAGATTCTTTATGAGCACGGATTCACTAAGCCGGAATTGAAGCAGCTTAGTCTTTGCTTGAAGGATCTCACGAATCATATCGTATGTACTGAAAATGGCTTGTTGCAAAATGATCTGAGTAAAATCAACGAGCTGGAAGCAAGGCGTTCGGAGCTTCTCGCCAGTTCAATCGACAAGGTGTCGAAAATTTATTGGCTGCTAGAGGATTGCAAGCGCTATGGTACGCTGCCATTTGCCGGGCTGGCAAGAGGGGGCTTCGTAGCTGTACAAATGCTTCGATCCCTCGTCTCCATCGGGATATTATCGGAAAGCGACTACCATCGTTATATGAGCAGTCTAGAGACAGTCAGCACTCAAATCAGTATAGATTACGCTCAGCTAGCTATGGACGATTTTCTAGCTAAATATGGTCATTTACGACCAGGAACCTACGAGATCTGTTCACTTCGTTATGATGAAGCTCCAGAGCAGTATTTTGAATTTTCCTCGTCGAGTGAGCTTGACCGTGATCGTGTCATAGAGAAGCCTTCCTTCACTCTCTCGCTTGCTCAATATAAACGGATTCAAGCTTTGCTGTTAGAGCACGGTCTCTTAGATGGAAATGTGTTGGGACTATTTGACTTTTTTAAGACGGCGATTGAGGGAAGGGAATACTCCAAGTTTGTATTCACAAAAAGCTTAAGCGAGGCCATTCGGCTATTTGGCCAATTGGCGGAGGAATGCGGTATTTCGAAGGAGGAGGCTTCCTTTGCCAATATTGAGGTAATCAAACGGGCTTATGAATCGGATTGCGATATACAAGACTTGCTGCAGGGTAGCGTTAAGGCTGGCAAGCAAAGATATGAGGCGACCTTGCAGCTGGAGCTGCCGCCATTGATCACCGAGCCATCTAATGTGTGGTTTTTTAGTCAACCGGAGCTTGAGCCGAATTATATTACGATGCATCAGGTCACCAGTAAAATTGTATTCTCGCATGAAAATCATGAAAGCTTGCGGGGCAGCATTTTATTCCTTCCGAGTGCCGATCCCGGTTATGACTGGATTTTCTCCAAAGGAATCGCTGGCCTGGTAACGATGTACGGAGGTGTCAATTCACATATGGCTATTCGTGCCGGCGAGCTTTCGATTCCCGCCGTAATTGGAATAGGTGAAAGCATGTATAACCACTACGGCAATGCCAAGGTGCTTGCCATTGATTGCGCAGGGAAAAACATGAGGATCATTCAATGA
- a CDS encoding beta-ketoacyl-[acyl-carrier-protein] synthase family protein, producing the protein MSNRVVVTGIGVMVPNGFGEEAVKRSVLAGEHLFRPVTRFESTPFRSAFAAESDFKGSLLELGVRLAEEAVASSGINDLSESSIVLGLQGDYNALQQYWRLKSSGQHSAIPISEYLPSYHLKVLADQYRVKGNVRKISLNNACIASSNAIGVAYEMISRGQSETALCGGYSLVTEEMFAKFNSGRTFASDGRVRAFSANRSGMLLGDGGAMLLLESLEHAEKRGATILAEILGWGLSCDAFHVCQPHPDGNGMALAIERALAAASIHKEEIDYIHAHGTGTPLNDRAETAAIKQAFGTKAYDTPISSTKTMTGHILEGTGALETALSILAMKHDTIPPTVGYEQQDPHCDLDYVPNSPRKKQLNKVINLNASFGGNNTAIVLQKWVERG; encoded by the coding sequence ATGAGCAATCGGGTAGTGGTAACGGGAATCGGTGTAATGGTTCCAAACGGATTTGGAGAAGAAGCTGTTAAGAGGAGCGTACTGGCGGGAGAGCATCTTTTTAGGCCGGTTACACGCTTCGAAAGCACGCCTTTCCGATCTGCTTTCGCAGCCGAATCCGATTTCAAGGGAAGCTTGCTCGAACTGGGGGTACGCTTGGCCGAGGAGGCCGTTGCTTCCTCCGGCATAAATGATTTATCGGAATCGTCCATCGTACTTGGCCTGCAAGGCGATTACAATGCGCTTCAACAGTACTGGAGGTTGAAGTCCTCCGGTCAGCATTCGGCTATACCGATATCGGAATATTTGCCATCCTACCATTTGAAGGTATTAGCTGACCAGTACCGAGTTAAGGGCAACGTTAGAAAAATAAGCTTAAACAATGCTTGTATTGCATCCAGCAATGCAATAGGCGTTGCTTACGAGATGATCAGCAGGGGACAATCGGAAACAGCACTTTGCGGCGGATATTCTCTAGTAACGGAGGAAATGTTTGCGAAGTTTAATTCAGGCCGCACGTTTGCTTCGGACGGCCGCGTAAGGGCATTTTCGGCCAATCGTTCAGGCATGCTGCTCGGAGATGGCGGGGCAATGCTCCTGCTCGAAAGCCTGGAGCATGCCGAGAAGCGCGGAGCTACGATTTTGGCCGAAATACTTGGCTGGGGGTTATCCTGTGACGCCTTCCATGTGTGCCAGCCTCATCCAGATGGAAACGGTATGGCGCTTGCCATTGAGAGGGCATTGGCCGCAGCCTCTATTCATAAGGAAGAAATAGATTATATCCATGCTCATGGAACGGGGACTCCTCTTAATGATCGTGCAGAAACGGCGGCGATCAAGCAAGCATTTGGCACAAAGGCTTATGATACACCGATCTCATCAACGAAGACGATGACGGGACATATTTTGGAGGGCACTGGAGCACTTGAGACGGCACTTTCCATCTTGGCGATGAAGCACGATACGATTCCGCCCACAGTGGGTTATGAACAGCAGGATCCCCATTGTGACTTGGACTATGTACCGAATTCTCCAAGAAAGAAGCAATTGAACAAAGTTATTAACTTAAATGCGTCCTTCGGAGGTAACAATACAGCTATTGTTCTACAAAAATGGGTGGAGAGGGGATAA
- a CDS encoding acyl carrier protein, producing the protein MEDQNQLKWIILQMLVTSNSRTTDLLEVITMDRLRPIVASQSHVSGGKLLRESFLITERDKRYVSQNIVLIDPAYVPSTLLEQIMSKKEGIGHVLRVSHTRDIRSMIQYGWRLTAEAVDLFDQPYRLRFQEHRRVPFKEYKMTFPPFQESGVHLIEYFNPDMIRLNSEWNQSFMDEEGEHDRMNRQQMFDEVMNMITRQMNIQMNQGEVDETMPLGDNGLELDSIQIIELAARIEAQFGLTIADSELIQIGGYTVGQLIGTLHERVNAV; encoded by the coding sequence TTGGAAGATCAAAATCAATTGAAGTGGATTATCCTGCAAATGCTTGTGACCTCAAACAGCCGGACTACGGATTTGCTTGAGGTTATAACGATGGATCGGCTGCGGCCTATTGTTGCTAGTCAATCTCATGTATCCGGAGGCAAGCTATTGCGTGAGTCGTTCCTGATTACGGAGAGGGATAAACGATATGTATCGCAGAACATCGTTTTAATTGATCCGGCCTACGTTCCCTCTACGCTGCTGGAGCAGATTATGAGTAAGAAGGAGGGCATTGGTCATGTGCTCAGAGTAAGCCATACTCGTGATATTCGAAGCATGATTCAGTATGGCTGGCGGCTTACAGCCGAGGCCGTGGATTTATTTGATCAACCATATCGCCTTCGATTTCAGGAGCATCGCCGGGTTCCATTCAAGGAATATAAGATGACCTTTCCTCCATTTCAGGAAAGCGGTGTGCATCTCATTGAATATTTTAATCCGGATATGATTCGATTGAATAGCGAATGGAACCAGTCATTTATGGATGAGGAAGGGGAGCACGATAGGATGAACAGACAACAAATGTTCGATGAAGTGATGAATATGATTACAAGGCAGATGAATATACAGATGAATCAAGGCGAGGTTGACGAGACAATGCCGCTTGGTGACAACGGGCTTGAGCTGGACTCTATTCAAATTATAGAGCTTGCTGCCAGGATAGAGGCGCAGTTCGGCTTGACTATAGCCGATAGCGAGCTCATTCAAATTGGCGGGTACACAGTCGGACAACTGATTGGCACTTTACATGAGCGAGTTAATGCCGTATGA
- a CDS encoding 5'-3' exonuclease H3TH domain-containing protein — MNENKILIVDGMALLFRAFYAQSYSARRLDDGTPTNAIYGFFQYLFDAVTAFEPTHVICCWDMGSKTFRTDLYPNYKGNRPEAPEDLIPQFSLVKEIVAALHIPNVGLEGYEADDCIGTISTKVSALGQVYILTGDHDMLQLVSDRIHVVIMKKGRSNYAIYDLDFLKLDKGIHPFQVVEMKGLTGDTSDNYPGVKGIGEKTALKLLAEYESIEGILNNLDKVPAGIKAKIESDMDMLHLSRTLARINIEVPIACVLDECLFNIQLETATQVFDKYRLTSLLKMIG, encoded by the coding sequence ATGAATGAAAATAAAATTTTGATTGTTGATGGAATGGCGTTGCTATTCCGGGCATTTTACGCCCAATCCTACAGCGCAAGACGACTCGATGACGGAACGCCGACAAACGCCATATATGGTTTTTTTCAATATCTCTTTGATGCGGTAACTGCCTTTGAGCCGACTCATGTTATTTGCTGCTGGGATATGGGGAGCAAAACCTTTAGAACAGATCTTTATCCAAATTATAAGGGGAACAGACCTGAGGCTCCAGAGGATCTCATTCCACAGTTCAGCTTGGTAAAAGAGATTGTTGCTGCCCTTCATATTCCTAATGTTGGGTTAGAGGGCTATGAAGCGGACGACTGCATTGGCACGATTTCAACTAAAGTTAGCGCGCTTGGTCAGGTGTATATTTTGACTGGGGACCATGATATGCTTCAGCTAGTATCCGACCGAATTCACGTAGTCATTATGAAGAAGGGCAGATCTAATTATGCTATCTATGACTTAGACTTCTTGAAATTGGATAAAGGAATACATCCGTTTCAGGTAGTTGAAATGAAGGGTTTAACGGGCGATACAAGCGACAATTATCCAGGTGTAAAAGGAATTGGAGAAAAAACGGCTCTAAAGCTGCTAGCCGAATATGAATCTATTGAGGGTATTCTTAACAATTTGGACAAGGTACCCGCAGGAATAAAGGCAAAAATTGAGTCGGATATGGATATGCTTCATCTATCTAGAACGCTTGCACGAATAAATATTGAGGTGCCGATTGCCTGTGTATTAGATGAATGCTTATTCAATATTCAATTGGAAACCGCAACACAGGTGTTTGACAAATATCGCTTAACCTCATTATTAAAGATGATTGGTTAA
- a CDS encoding gamma-glutamyl-gamma-aminobutyrate hydrolase family protein (Members of this family of hydrolases with an active site Cys residue belong to MEROPS family C26.) produces MIMIGMTMRVDELASRGERRDAIDQSWISLIASCGYMPILLPNHLPTVQEMLRKLPIRGMILTGGNDLLTYGGSSPERDEVERFLIQYACDSGAPLLGVCRGMQMLQDFWGIELEKIEGHVALHHAVYTCEGSLVKNSYHQYGARRSVEELIVTARAADGIIEAIMHKEASIKGMMWHPEREMPFEASDMSMIKQLFGGENENE; encoded by the coding sequence ATGATTATGATTGGCATGACTATGCGTGTCGATGAGCTAGCAAGCCGCGGTGAGCGAAGAGACGCTATTGACCAAAGCTGGATCAGCCTTATAGCCTCCTGCGGCTATATGCCGATTTTGCTGCCGAACCATTTGCCAACGGTTCAGGAGATGCTGCGCAAGCTGCCGATTCGAGGCATGATTTTGACGGGAGGCAATGATCTGCTGACGTATGGCGGGAGTTCACCGGAGAGGGATGAGGTAGAGCGGTTTCTCATTCAATATGCATGTGACAGCGGAGCACCCTTGCTAGGCGTATGCAGAGGCATGCAAATGCTTCAGGATTTCTGGGGCATTGAGCTGGAGAAAATCGAAGGCCACGTTGCATTGCATCATGCTGTGTACACATGTGAAGGCAGCTTGGTCAAAAATAGCTATCACCAGTATGGAGCACGAAGGTCTGTGGAGGAGCTCATTGTAACCGCAAGGGCTGCTGACGGAATTATTGAGGCAATTATGCACAAGGAGGCCAGCATCAAAGGAATGATGTGGCATCCAGAACGGGAAATGCCGTTTGAAGCAAGCGATATGAGCATGATAAAACAATTATTCGGAGGAGAGAATGAGAATGAATAA
- a CDS encoding MFS transporter has product MVQRVKRFLSASDFFGNRFIRVILISSLFLQIGVWMRNFAILLFVMEMTNNDTVAVSLLYVAEYAPILIFSVIGGTFADRWKPKKTMIYCDLLSALSLLTILAALIAGSWKAIFFTTLLSAILSQFSQPSGMKLFKQHVPEEHIQTGMAMYQTLISVFVVIGPVFGTFVYSAYGIKVSLTLVAIAFVLSAVTLTLLPPDKMGKTRNKRDSFWFELRGGFTYVLQNPALRLLGIAFGLGGVAVGIIQPLGIFIVVDQLQLDKEYYQWFASTNVVATVAGGLLVVGISKLVPSQKILAIGNLFSAFSVIGMGFSTLLFLSLAMQFIRGFVLPFIQVGINSIVMKTTDEAYVGRVNGAFGPIFMGSMVLMTMVSGWLSTFLPLSFMYLCSGIAFIVSTVVISLMFRLKLQINPIADMASNNQQKTQSM; this is encoded by the coding sequence ATGGTGCAAAGAGTAAAACGATTTTTATCTGCGTCCGATTTTTTCGGCAACAGGTTTATTCGCGTCATTCTGATATCCAGTCTGTTTCTGCAAATAGGCGTCTGGATGCGAAACTTTGCGATTCTATTGTTTGTTATGGAAATGACAAATAACGATACCGTTGCCGTGTCACTGCTCTATGTGGCCGAATATGCACCGATTCTCATCTTCTCTGTCATCGGCGGTACGTTTGCGGATCGTTGGAAACCAAAAAAAACGATGATTTACTGTGATTTACTCAGTGCCCTATCGCTGCTGACCATCTTAGCAGCCTTAATCGCAGGCTCATGGAAAGCCATATTTTTCACGACGCTGCTATCCGCGATACTATCGCAATTTTCGCAGCCCTCCGGAATGAAATTATTTAAGCAGCATGTGCCGGAGGAGCATATTCAGACGGGGATGGCGATGTACCAAACGTTGATAAGCGTCTTTGTGGTCATCGGCCCGGTATTTGGAACTTTCGTTTATAGCGCATACGGCATTAAAGTCTCCCTTACATTAGTAGCCATCGCCTTTGTTTTGTCGGCCGTCACTTTAACCCTGCTGCCACCAGACAAGATGGGCAAAACTAGGAACAAAAGGGATTCCTTCTGGTTTGAATTGCGCGGCGGCTTTACATATGTCCTACAAAATCCGGCACTTCGTTTGCTTGGCATCGCTTTCGGCCTTGGGGGAGTGGCTGTCGGTATCATTCAGCCGCTCGGTATTTTCATCGTCGTTGATCAACTGCAATTAGATAAAGAATATTATCAGTGGTTTGCCAGCACCAATGTTGTAGCAACCGTTGCTGGAGGCTTGCTCGTTGTAGGAATCTCAAAGCTGGTGCCCTCTCAGAAAATTTTAGCCATCGGCAATCTCTTTAGCGCCTTCTCCGTGATCGGTATGGGATTTTCAACCCTTCTCTTCTTATCTCTGGCGATGCAGTTCATTCGAGGCTTTGTCCTCCCCTTCATACAAGTGGGAATTAACTCCATTGTGATGAAAACGACGGATGAAGCTTATGTAGGAAGAGTTAATGGAGCTTTTGGCCCGATCTTCATGGGCTCCATGGTACTCATGACCATGGTTTCCGGATGGCTTAGTACGTTCCTGCCATTATCCTTCATGTACCTATGCTCAGGCATTGCGTTTATTGTCTCTACAGTTGTCATCTCTCTGATGTTTCGTTTGAAGCTTCAGATCAACCCGATTGCCGATATGGCTAGCAATAATCAACAAAAAACCCAATCCATGTAA